Proteins found in one Nocardia brasiliensis ATCC 700358 genomic segment:
- the idi gene encoding isopentenyl-diphosphate Delta-isomerase translates to MEYVILVDESGIPLGSADKASIHDHQTPLHLAFSCYVFGPQGHFLVTRRATTKRTWPGVWTNSCCGHPQPGEKMADAMLRRLSDELGLTPRRWGMALPDFRYRAVMDDGIVENEICPVFVAFVDGDPVPNPAEVDDYAWIDWSGFNALVRTEALQISPWSRLQLAELATLPADPAQWPILTSDLLPRRWREPLGVPAAAATTSGKEG, encoded by the coding sequence ATGGAATATGTAATACTGGTCGATGAATCCGGTATTCCGCTCGGGTCGGCGGATAAAGCCTCGATTCACGACCACCAAACGCCGTTGCACCTGGCATTCTCCTGTTATGTATTCGGGCCGCAGGGTCATTTCCTGGTCACTCGCCGCGCCACTACCAAGCGCACCTGGCCGGGCGTCTGGACGAACTCCTGCTGCGGTCACCCGCAGCCCGGCGAAAAGATGGCCGACGCCATGTTGCGCAGGCTGTCGGACGAGCTCGGCCTGACACCTCGGCGCTGGGGGATGGCACTGCCGGACTTCCGCTACCGCGCCGTCATGGACGACGGCATCGTCGAGAACGAAATCTGCCCTGTCTTCGTGGCTTTCGTGGACGGCGACCCGGTCCCGAACCCCGCGGAGGTGGACGACTACGCCTGGATCGACTGGTCCGGCTTCAACGCGCTGGTGCGCACCGAGGCGCTGCAGATCTCGCCGTGGAGCCGACTGCAACTGGCCGAGCTGGCCACCCTGCCCGCCGACCCGGCGCAGTGGCCGATCCTGACCTCCGACTTACTGCCGCGGCGATGGCGCGAGCCACTCGGCGTGCCCGCTGCCGCCGCGACCACTTCCGGAAAGGAAGGGTAA
- a CDS encoding cytochrome P450 → MNISKTTRRSKIWVRWLVLHGAAGVMLRMMARRGDPFATLLVGPGRGIDPYPDMERIRAAGRIVPTPLLNLTVDLEVCRTIMRDSRFGATKPSHMSMPKPVRWMLEHTGQDLPNPTDPPALIALDPPDHSRLRRPVVAAFTAAAMRDMTDRIGVVADELLDELEPRSHADLIADFAAKLPVAIIAHLLGVPQQDHPKLLEWGNSGAPLFDIGVRHEGYRTGIEGLTDAQQYFSDHVDRLRIQPGPSIFGHVVATSGLAQHELMATASIIMGAGFETAMNMLGSGIVLLLRNPGQLAKLQADPEQWASAVEEILRIESPAQMTMRTAHEDVEVAGHRIRAGEVVMLLLGGANRDPERFTEPATFDIGRERVREHIAFGQGIHTCLGARLARLEGTIGLRKLFERFPDLALDGTPELRGLAVLRGYDRVPVRLRSPSPRPTPHLAATP, encoded by the coding sequence ATGAACATCTCGAAAACCACACGGCGCAGCAAGATCTGGGTTCGCTGGCTGGTGCTGCACGGCGCGGCGGGCGTCATGCTGCGGATGATGGCGCGCCGCGGCGACCCGTTCGCCACCCTGCTGGTCGGCCCGGGCCGCGGCATCGATCCCTACCCCGACATGGAGCGAATCCGCGCCGCGGGCCGGATCGTGCCGACCCCGTTGCTCAACCTGACCGTCGACCTCGAGGTCTGCCGGACCATCATGCGGGACAGTCGATTCGGGGCCACCAAGCCCAGCCACATGAGCATGCCGAAGCCGGTGCGCTGGATGCTGGAGCACACCGGACAGGACCTGCCCAACCCCACCGACCCGCCCGCGCTGATCGCCCTGGACCCACCGGACCACAGTCGGCTGCGCCGCCCCGTCGTCGCCGCCTTCACCGCCGCCGCCATGCGGGACATGACCGATCGCATCGGCGTGGTGGCCGATGAACTGCTCGACGAGCTGGAACCGCGTTCGCACGCCGACCTGATCGCCGATTTCGCGGCCAAACTGCCGGTCGCGATCATCGCGCACCTGCTCGGCGTCCCCCAGCAGGATCATCCGAAGCTGCTGGAATGGGGCAACAGCGGGGCGCCGCTGTTCGATATCGGGGTGCGGCACGAGGGCTATCGCACCGGCATCGAGGGCCTCACCGACGCACAGCAGTACTTCAGCGACCACGTCGACCGGCTGCGAATCCAGCCGGGCCCCAGCATCTTCGGTCACGTCGTGGCGACGAGCGGGCTCGCTCAGCACGAACTGATGGCCACCGCCTCGATCATCATGGGCGCCGGGTTCGAGACGGCGATGAACATGCTCGGCAGCGGTATCGTGCTGCTGCTGCGCAATCCCGGCCAACTCGCCAAACTCCAGGCAGACCCGGAGCAGTGGGCGAGCGCGGTGGAGGAAATCCTGCGCATCGAAAGCCCCGCGCAGATGACCATGCGCACCGCGCACGAGGACGTCGAGGTCGCCGGTCACCGGATCCGCGCGGGCGAGGTGGTGATGCTGCTGCTCGGCGGCGCCAACCGCGACCCCGAACGCTTCACCGAACCGGCGACATTCGACATCGGCCGCGAAAGAGTGCGTGAGCACATCGCTTTCGGCCAAGGCATCCACACCTGCCTAGGCGCCCGCCTGGCCCGCCTCGAAGGCACCATCGGCCTGCGCAAACTGTTCGAACGCTTCCCCGACCTCGCCCTCGACGGCACCCCCGAACTCCGCGGCCTCGCCGTCCTCCGCGGCTACGACCGCGTCCCCGTCCGCCTCCGCTCCCCCTCGCCCCGCCCAACCCCCCACCTCGCCGCCACCCCTTAA
- a CDS encoding UbiA family prenyltransferase, whose translation MTPVKSVRAYGRLANLYFLDYNLAYPMVATLLPAAVVREGRTWAAFGVIIVGYFLVHCALIAFDDITGFRDGSDAKNYRDNPSALRRAHWKPLVTGELRLPQALRFSWICLLSGLALLVVGLLIAPYHPLWLIVLAVVGACISVQYSYGLKLSHIGFQELVLFLFTMQLVFVPFWALTGGVTTRSMIEGGLFAFWLMMVSWYSNLRDIETDRGVGRINVATMTGERTYINLLGVLAVADIIVVFALIAVDELPLAFGLLLCPVFALRFVQFRLGAIKRNPLVGRLLGRRLAWTGAVLMAIGNLFLAN comes from the coding sequence ATGACACCCGTTAAGTCTGTGCGAGCGTACGGGCGGCTCGCCAATCTCTATTTCCTCGACTACAACCTCGCCTATCCGATGGTGGCGACGTTGCTGCCCGCCGCGGTCGTGCGCGAAGGCCGCACCTGGGCCGCGTTCGGGGTGATCATCGTCGGATACTTCCTGGTGCACTGCGCGCTCATCGCGTTCGACGACATCACCGGGTTCCGGGACGGCAGCGACGCCAAGAACTATCGCGACAACCCGAGCGCCCTGCGGCGCGCGCACTGGAAACCCTTGGTAACCGGGGAACTCCGGCTTCCGCAGGCGCTGCGGTTCTCCTGGATCTGCCTGCTGTCCGGGCTGGCCCTGCTCGTGGTCGGGCTGCTCATCGCCCCCTACCATCCGCTGTGGCTGATCGTGCTCGCCGTCGTCGGCGCGTGCATCTCGGTGCAGTACTCCTACGGATTGAAGTTGAGCCACATCGGTTTTCAGGAACTGGTGCTGTTCCTGTTCACGATGCAGCTGGTCTTCGTGCCGTTCTGGGCACTGACCGGCGGCGTCACCACGCGCAGCATGATCGAGGGCGGGCTGTTCGCGTTCTGGCTGATGATGGTGTCCTGGTACTCCAACCTGCGCGATATCGAAACCGACCGCGGCGTCGGCCGGATCAACGTGGCCACCATGACCGGCGAACGCACCTACATCAACCTGCTCGGCGTGCTCGCGGTCGCCGACATCATCGTGGTGTTCGCGCTGATCGCCGTCGATGAACTGCCGCTCGCCTTCGGCTTGCTGCTGTGCCCGGTGTTCGCGCTGCGATTCGTCCAGTTCCGGCTCGGCGCGATCAAGCGCAATCCGCTCGTCGGCCGGCTACTCGGTCGCCGGCTCGCCTGGACCGGAGCGGTGCTGATGGCCATCGGCAACCTGTTCCTGGCGAACTGA
- a CDS encoding MerR family transcriptional regulator — protein sequence MAWSTSQLAELAGTTLRAVRHYHEVGLLAEPERRANGYKSYGVAHLVRLLRIKRLTELGFSLSQIAAMGTADVPPEQALRTLDAELAANIARLQQVRTELATAMTQGTPAELPPALAAASAHIELSEADRAFIVVLSRVLGPAGIETYIELFQDYRTEPEALEFDRLPADADDHTKQDLAERTVPLIRALVTAHPGLLTTTDDAPRGRRFAAEAIGTAIDDLYNPAQLDVLARVSRLLDSG from the coding sequence ATGGCGTGGAGCACCAGCCAGCTCGCCGAGCTGGCAGGCACCACTTTGCGAGCGGTCCGGCACTACCACGAGGTCGGGTTGCTCGCCGAGCCCGAACGCCGCGCGAACGGCTACAAGAGTTACGGCGTCGCGCACCTCGTGCGGCTGCTGCGCATCAAACGGCTGACCGAACTAGGGTTCTCGCTGTCCCAGATCGCCGCCATGGGCACGGCCGACGTCCCGCCGGAACAAGCGTTACGCACCTTGGACGCCGAGCTGGCCGCGAACATCGCACGCCTGCAACAGGTCCGGACCGAGCTCGCCACCGCCATGACGCAGGGCACGCCGGCCGAACTTCCACCCGCGCTGGCCGCCGCCTCCGCCCACATCGAACTCTCCGAAGCCGACCGGGCTTTCATCGTGGTGCTGTCGCGAGTGCTCGGACCCGCCGGCATCGAAACCTACATCGAACTGTTCCAGGACTACCGCACCGAACCCGAAGCCCTCGAATTCGATCGACTCCCCGCCGACGCCGACGACCACACCAAACAGGACCTCGCCGAACGCACCGTTCCCCTCATCCGCGCCTTGGTCACCGCCCACCCCGGACTGCTCACCACCACCGACGACGCACCCCGCGGCCGCCGCTTCGCCGCCGAGGCCATCGGCACAGCCATCGATGACCTGTACAACCCCGCGCAACTCGACGTTCTCGCTCGGGTGAGCCGGCTACTCGACAGTGGCTAG
- a CDS encoding L-tyrosine/L-tryptophan isonitrile synthase family protein, with protein MTTTTAAGALRETTLSPADHAVAERILRIVFRRRRTAEPADPCATKPCPDCFAPHLETVGQFIAANKPIHFVIPAFPAKSRNRRKTIGRLPDLGEQIALESVQGFCEQVSAVYKPGAVVTVCSDGHVFSDVLGIPDEHIDDYGHELMRMIRSIGGGAIGLYGLRDAMPDLSWDERRARLLAEYSESITEIRETVRTDPAARRMFNGIHRFVTEDDAVLYAELSATRRRNQAKQTAYEVVQRSQAWSRLVGEVFPAAVRLSIHPQDHHSSKIGFHLLRTVDGWLTPWHGVVLDDGVRHVLVKRARAEELGGRLVWRNSRPSHFVVDEPVDDHTTSALVISGGEL; from the coding sequence ATGACCACCACTACCGCCGCCGGTGCCCTGCGCGAGACCACGCTCTCGCCCGCCGACCACGCTGTCGCCGAACGGATTCTGCGAATTGTCTTTCGCCGGCGCCGCACCGCCGAACCCGCCGATCCCTGCGCGACGAAGCCGTGCCCCGATTGTTTTGCGCCGCACCTGGAAACGGTCGGCCAGTTCATCGCGGCGAACAAGCCGATCCACTTCGTCATTCCCGCCTTCCCGGCGAAATCGCGCAACCGCCGCAAGACCATCGGGCGGCTGCCGGACCTGGGCGAGCAGATTGCGCTCGAATCCGTGCAGGGCTTCTGCGAACAGGTCTCGGCCGTGTACAAGCCCGGTGCGGTAGTGACGGTCTGCTCGGACGGGCACGTGTTCAGCGATGTGCTCGGCATCCCCGACGAGCACATCGACGACTACGGGCACGAGCTGATGCGGATGATCCGGTCCATCGGCGGCGGCGCGATCGGCCTGTACGGGCTGCGCGACGCGATGCCGGACCTGTCCTGGGACGAGCGCCGGGCGCGGCTGCTCGCCGAGTACTCCGAGTCCATCACCGAGATCAGGGAGACGGTGCGCACCGATCCCGCCGCGCGGCGCATGTTCAACGGCATCCACCGCTTCGTCACCGAGGACGACGCGGTGCTCTACGCCGAACTCAGTGCCACGCGCCGGCGCAATCAGGCCAAGCAGACCGCCTACGAGGTGGTACAGCGCAGTCAGGCCTGGAGCCGCCTCGTCGGTGAGGTCTTCCCCGCCGCCGTGCGCCTGTCCATTCATCCGCAGGACCACCACAGCAGCAAGATCGGCTTCCACCTGTTGCGCACCGTCGACGGCTGGCTCACCCCGTGGCACGGCGTCGTGCTCGACGACGGTGTGCGCCACGTCCTCGTGAAGCGGGCGCGCGCAGAGGAATTGGGCGGGCGCCTGGTGTGGCGCAACAGCAGGCCGAGCCATTTCGTCGTCGACGAGCCGGTCGATGACCACACCACATCAGCACTGGTTATTTCCGGAGGAGAGTTGTGA
- a CDS encoding S9 family peptidase, translating into MALPAVIPVEELFGSPARAAATISPDGTRIAYLAPWQHRLNVWVQRLDGAEPARCVTADDNRSVFHYRWTDDSRWLLYLQDDNGDENWHLYRVDPENADAAAVDLTPFPGVRLLGFELPLGKPGTAIVQLNKRTPAAFDAYELDLGTGELTLLAESQGATYGWLSSHAGDLFAMALTADGDVELRRWDSATKTLRPVAVWDGADYPMGINPLQITPDGTGVWLGSNRGTDRTRLVRLDLATGQETEVDSHPTFDLDAGITAFAEPLIVNRRTGELIGARYTGERQVIHALDPHFAEVLPKLTGLSDGDLHTLSADLSGQRWVVTFTHDRDPGVTYFYDHGSGESRLLFRAYPHLNPADLAPMTPVTITARDGLTLPSYLTLPVGVSPSRLPLVMLVHGGPWTRDAWGFDPAVQLLANRGYAVLQVNFRGSTGYGKAHVKAAIGEFAGKMHDDLIDSVDWAVAQGYADPERVAIFGGSYGGYAALVGVTFTPDVFAAAIDYCGISSLANFMRTMPPFTRPMMANNWYLFVGDPDDPAQEADMLARSPITHVDRIRTPLLVVQGANDVRVVQAESDNLVTVLRERGVEVEYLVKDNEGHGFVNQENEIEMFHLVDRFLAHHLHGRQRQATQPRPTPAEAL; encoded by the coding sequence ATGGCATTACCAGCAGTCATCCCGGTCGAGGAACTGTTCGGTTCACCGGCGCGCGCCGCCGCGACGATCTCGCCGGACGGAACGCGCATCGCCTACCTGGCACCGTGGCAGCACCGTTTGAACGTGTGGGTGCAGCGCCTCGATGGAGCCGAGCCGGCCCGTTGCGTCACCGCGGACGACAACCGCAGCGTGTTCCACTACCGCTGGACCGACGATTCGCGGTGGTTGCTCTACCTCCAGGACGACAACGGCGACGAGAACTGGCACCTATACCGCGTCGATCCGGAGAACGCGGACGCCGCGGCCGTCGACCTGACGCCGTTTCCCGGCGTGCGGCTGCTCGGTTTCGAGTTGCCGCTCGGCAAGCCGGGTACCGCGATCGTGCAGCTGAACAAGCGGACGCCGGCGGCGTTCGACGCGTATGAACTCGACCTCGGCACCGGCGAACTCACCCTGCTCGCCGAGAGCCAAGGCGCGACCTACGGCTGGCTGAGCAGTCACGCCGGCGACCTGTTCGCGATGGCGCTCACCGCCGACGGCGATGTCGAACTGCGCCGGTGGGACAGCGCCACGAAGACGCTGCGTCCTGTCGCGGTCTGGGACGGCGCCGACTATCCGATGGGGATCAACCCGCTGCAGATCACGCCCGACGGTACGGGGGTGTGGCTCGGTTCCAACCGGGGCACCGACCGGACCCGCCTGGTCCGGCTCGACCTGGCGACCGGGCAGGAGACCGAGGTCGACAGCCATCCCACCTTCGATCTCGATGCCGGGATCACCGCTTTCGCCGAACCGCTCATCGTCAACAGGCGCACCGGCGAGCTGATCGGGGCCCGCTATACGGGCGAGCGACAGGTGATCCACGCGCTGGACCCGCATTTCGCCGAGGTGCTGCCGAAGCTGACCGGCCTCTCCGACGGCGACCTGCACACCCTGTCCGCCGATCTGAGCGGTCAGCGCTGGGTGGTCACCTTCACCCACGACCGGGACCCCGGCGTCACCTACTTCTACGACCACGGTTCCGGCGAGAGTCGCCTGCTGTTCCGCGCGTACCCGCACCTGAACCCCGCGGATCTGGCCCCGATGACACCGGTGACCATCACCGCGCGTGACGGATTGACCCTGCCGTCGTATCTGACTTTGCCGGTCGGCGTGTCGCCCAGCCGACTGCCGCTGGTAATGCTGGTGCACGGCGGCCCGTGGACGCGTGATGCCTGGGGGTTCGACCCGGCCGTGCAATTGCTGGCGAACCGCGGATACGCGGTGCTGCAGGTCAACTTTCGTGGCTCGACCGGTTACGGGAAGGCTCATGTCAAAGCGGCCATCGGTGAGTTCGCCGGCAAAATGCACGATGATCTCATCGACAGCGTCGACTGGGCGGTGGCGCAGGGCTACGCCGATCCGGAGCGGGTGGCGATCTTCGGCGGTTCCTACGGCGGCTACGCGGCGCTGGTCGGCGTCACCTTCACCCCGGATGTGTTCGCCGCCGCCATCGACTACTGCGGTATCTCGAGCCTCGCGAACTTCATGCGGACCATGCCGCCGTTCACCCGCCCGATGATGGCCAACAACTGGTACCTGTTCGTCGGCGATCCGGACGACCCGGCCCAGGAGGCCGATATGCTCGCGCGCTCGCCCATCACCCACGTGGACCGGATCCGCACGCCACTGCTGGTCGTCCAGGGCGCCAACGATGTCCGAGTAGTCCAGGCCGAGTCCGACAACCTGGTCACGGTCCTGCGCGAGCGCGGTGTCGAGGTCGAATACCTGGTCAAGGACAACGAAGGCCACGGCTTCGTGAACCAGGAGAACGAGATAGAAATGTTCCACCTCGTCGACCGCTTCCTGGCCCACCACCTACACGGCCGGCAGCGCCAGGCAACCCAACCGAGACCCACACCGGCAGAGGCGCTTTGA
- a CDS encoding TauD/TfdA dioxygenase family protein has protein sequence MSDQLQQTLLDGTDLAPFGRVVTADPGGRTLADVPIDQLLATTLAAKVLVLRGFDLLDKTDLEAYCMAAGELVQWEFGTILDLVVQENPQNYLFDSGDVPFHWDGAWSERAPRFFLFQCVQGCAPGAGGETVFCDSTQVYREAPEELRELWARTSVTYRTDRLAHYGGTMTQPLLDTHPTTGETTIRYAEPLDPARYRNPLFLTVEGLGADDAVQVMDDLRDRLHDPRYCYDHAWQTGDIVVAENHALLHGRNRFLGSTARHMQRIQII, from the coding sequence GTGAGCGACCAACTTCAGCAGACCCTGCTCGACGGCACCGACCTGGCGCCGTTCGGGCGCGTGGTGACCGCGGACCCGGGCGGGCGCACGCTCGCCGACGTGCCGATCGATCAGTTGCTGGCGACCACCCTCGCCGCCAAGGTCCTGGTGCTGCGCGGCTTCGACCTGCTCGACAAGACCGACCTGGAGGCCTACTGCATGGCCGCGGGCGAGCTGGTCCAGTGGGAGTTCGGCACCATCCTCGACCTGGTCGTCCAGGAGAACCCGCAGAACTACCTGTTCGACTCGGGGGACGTCCCGTTCCACTGGGACGGCGCCTGGTCGGAACGGGCCCCGCGCTTCTTCCTGTTCCAGTGCGTGCAGGGTTGTGCGCCCGGCGCGGGCGGGGAAACGGTCTTCTGCGATTCGACCCAGGTCTATCGCGAAGCGCCCGAAGAACTGCGTGAGCTGTGGGCCCGCACCTCGGTGACCTATCGCACCGACCGGCTCGCCCACTACGGCGGCACCATGACCCAGCCGCTGCTCGACACCCACCCGACCACCGGGGAGACGACCATCCGCTACGCCGAGCCGCTCGACCCGGCCCGCTACCGGAACCCGTTGTTCCTCACCGTCGAAGGGCTCGGCGCCGACGACGCGGTTCAGGTGATGGACGACCTGCGCGACCGGCTGCACGACCCGCGCTACTGCTACGACCACGCCTGGCAGACCGGCGACATCGTCGTCGCCGAGAACCACGCACTGCTGCACGGCCGCAACCGATTCCTCGGCTCGACCGCCCGGCACATGCAGCGGATCCAGATCATCTAG